CTCGAGAGAGACCACTTTCGCGAGCATCCGTCGCGCCTTTTCTTTGGACTGCGTGACGCCGATGGAAGTTATCTGCTCGACGATCTCGCGGATATCGTTGAACGGTCCGGCACCCGGCTTCGCGTCACGATCGTATTCTCCGATGCTCAATGCTCTCCAGGTCTTGCTGCAAAGACTCCCCTGCTCGATTTCAGACAGGGCTTCGTTCACGACGTGGCGCGGGAATGCCTCCTGAAGGGCGAAATGCCGGAACTGCGAGATAAGCATCCGCCCGTGTTCTTCGTGGGCGGTCCTCCGCTCATGGTCAATGCCACCATGCGCGCCCTGATTTCCGACTGCAAGATAAGCCCGACTGAGATTCGCTATGACCGTTTCGGCTGATATTTGGCAACCGCTTGGACGACTGGATCACCTTGAAGACGGTGAGAAGCGAGAAGTGACGTTGCCCGGCGGAAAGATCGTTCTGCTGATCAAGACTGAGGGAACCGTCCATGCGGTTTGCGCCGATTGCCCGCATCAGGACACGCCGCTGGCCGAAGGATCGATCGACGGAACGGTTCTGACGTGCCCCCTTCATTTTTGGCAGTGGGACATCCAGACCGGAGATCCAGTTGGGATCGCTGAGCTCCCGCTCCGGATTTTTGAGCTACGTCAGGAGGACGGCGCGTGGTTCGTCCGCATTTGATTACAGTCGACGAAATGGCTCGCGCCAAGCGAGCCTCGAGAACGAGG
This genomic interval from Bradyrhizobium sp. NP1 contains the following:
- a CDS encoding Rieske 2Fe-2S domain-containing protein, whose product is MTVSADIWQPLGRLDHLEDGEKREVTLPGGKIVLLIKTEGTVHAVCADCPHQDTPLAEGSIDGTVLTCPLHFWQWDIQTGDPVGIAELPLRIFELRQEDGAWFVRI